The bacterium genome contains the following window.
GCGGTCGAGTCCGACACGATGACCGCCGACGTGGACGCCGCCGAAGCGGCGGCCCCCGCGGACGGTACGCCGTGGACGCCTCCCGAGGAGAGCGGGCCGGCGACGGCGGCGCCCGCGCCCGCGCCCGCGGCGGACACCGGTGCGACCCCGCGCTTCCTGACCCAGACCCTGGCCGAGATCTACCTGGCCCAGGGGCACCGCCAGAAGGCGCTCGCGATCCTGCGCCGACTGCTGGCCGAGCACCCGGAGCGCGAGGACGTGGCCCGCGAGATCGCCACCCTGGAGGCGGTCGACGCGACGGCCGAGACGCCGGTCGACGCGACGGCGGCCGCGGTGCAGGATGCGGCGCGGACCGCGGCGCCGACCACCGTCTTCGCGGGCAGCCCCGTCGCCGCGGCGGCCCCGCAAGACCCCAACCGCGCCCGCTTCGAGGCCTGGCTCGACCGGCAGCAGGACGGCCCGGCGTGAGCGCGCCCCTGGTCGCGGTCCTCAACGGTCCGAACCTGAGCCGGCTCGGCCGGCGCGAGGCGGAGCACTACCCGGCCCTCACCCTCGCGCAGCTCGACGCCGTCTGTGCGGCCGAAGGCGAGGCGCTGGGTCTGCGCGTCGTCTGCCACCAGACCGAGGCCGAGGGAGAGCTCGTGGCCCTGATCCACCGCTGGGGCGACGAGGCCGACGCGCTGGTG
Protein-coding sequences here:
- a CDS encoding tetratricopeptide repeat protein, with protein sequence MTHDRMIRYFEMQQDRRPRGRFFIPLADLYRVTGRLEAASALLEEGIGRCADSLSARVVLARVRRDQGRAADARDLAREVLDRDPSHREAPLLLALPDRVPAVEEEITADEVIAADEDITADEVIAAYEVITTAVESDTMTADVDAAEAAAPADGTPWTPPEESGPATAAPAPAPAADTGATPRFLTQTLAEIYLAQGHRQKALAILRRLLAEHPEREDVAREIATLEAVDATAETPVDATAAAVQDAARTAAPTTVFAGSPVAAAAPQDPNRARFEAWLDRQQDGPA